From the genome of Nitrospirota bacterium:
CGGCCCTTGCGATGCTGACCCTGCGGCTCTTTCTGAAAAGGGACTCAGCCGGTTCTGTCAGGGAAGCGACTGCCGCAATCTTTGGTCTCCTCTATATACCGGGGCTTCTGTCATTTCAGCTGGACATTATCAAGGCAGGCGCCCCGCTCCTTGTGATGCTCTATGCGGCGGTATGGGGTTCAGACAGCCTGGCGCTTTACATCGGCAAAAGCCTCGGCAGGAGAAAGCTCTATGTCGAGATAAGCCCTAACAAGACGGTTGAGGGGGCGGTCGGTTCATTCCTCGGCGGCTTCATCGGGGTAATGCTTATCAGGTTCACACTTCTTCAGACCATGCCCCTTCTGACTGCCACGCTGCTTGGGGTCGCGGTGAGTGCTGCGGCTATTATCGGCGATCTGGTCGAATCCATGTTCAAGCGTGACGCCGGCGTAAAGGATTCCAGTTCGATTGTGCCGGGTCACGGCGGTTTTCTGTACAAGATCGACAGCGTCACCTTTGCCGGTCCTGCCTTCTACTGGTGCTGCCTTTTTCTGCATGTGATCAGGTAGCGCAAAACTCCCCTTTGCGGGATGAACGCGAGAAACAATCTCCGGGTAATACATCATGATTGTGCCATGAGTATCGTACTATTCTATGCAGCTACAGGATGAAGAGAGGCCTTCAGGGATTTGCGCATCTTGGCCATATGCCACAGATCGTAAGCAGTCTGCATATTCATCCATGTCTGCGCTGTTGAGCCAAAGACTATTTCGAGCCTCAGCGCCATTTCAGGGGTTATTGCTCCATGACCATTAACGATCTTCGATACGGTCTTGCGGGTCACCCCAAGCAGCTTTGCTGCTTGGGTTATGGAAAGGTTAAGAGGTTCCAGGCAAAGCGTCTGAAGGACCTCTCCGGGGTGCGGCGGATTATACATCTTCATATAAATACCTCCTCAATGGTAGTCTTCATAATTCACAATCTCTGCATTACCTCCGGTAAAACGGAAGGTAACTCTCCAATTTGCCTGCACGGTAACAGACCAGATGTCTCTTTGCTGTCCTTTGAGGCGATGCAGTTTCAGGGACGGCAGGCTCATGCATTCTACAGAGTCAGCAGCTTCAAGCACGGCCAGTATGGATTTCAACCTATTGGCATGGATTGCCTGAATGCCGGCAGTGCTGCCCGTTTGGAAAAACCGCTCAAGCCCTTTGTGACTGAACGATACGATCATGGTTTAACTGTAACCGTAAGGGTTACAGATTGTCAAGAGCCATTCCCGAAGACGGTCGCGTGCGTTCCCTGCGGGAGCATCTGGGGGGACTGCGAAGCTATCCGCTGAATTTGCAGGTGAGTTTGGATGCGGGGAGTGATGTGTGGCAGGCTGCGTCATTTTACAATAGGCCAATGATTTAAATAAAAATATAGGGGACTAAACATGGAGATCATTCCGCAACAGCTTATCGAAAGCAAAATATATCTGCTCAGCGGATCGTTGAAAAGCATAACCCCTTCTCACCTCCCCTTATCTTCACCAACAGTAGGTGCCTTAGGCAGTGGAGGAAGTAATCACGGGGAAGGCCAACTGCAGGTCTACACTCCGGAGTCTGTTTTTTGCCGGCAGTTATGAAGCGCCCTTGAGGAATTGCTGCTCAGTCAGGAGAAAGA
Proteins encoded in this window:
- a CDS encoding phosphatidate cytidylyltransferase — translated: MHLKRLIVALVLVPALYLYTMHLPPQYYLFLITAVSTVALAEFYAIAGIEGSLKYSGLFWGAALLVLQFFARELFIDALFIAALAMLTLRLFLKRDSAGSVREATAAIFGLLYIPGLLSFQLDIIKAGAPLLVMLYAAVWGSDSLALYIGKSLGRRKLYVEISPNKTVEGAVGSFLGGFIGVMLIRFTLLQTMPLLTATLLGVAVSAAAIIGDLVESMFKRDAGVKDSSSIVPGHGGFLYKIDSVTFAGPAFYWCCLFLHVIR
- a CDS encoding HigA family addiction module antidote protein → MKMYNPPHPGEVLQTLCLEPLNLSITQAAKLLGVTRKTVSKIVNGHGAITPEMALRLEIVFGSTAQTWMNMQTAYDLWHMAKMRKSLKASLHPVAA
- a CDS encoding type II toxin-antitoxin system RelE/ParE family toxin; protein product: MIVSFSHKGLERFFQTGSTAGIQAIHANRLKSILAVLEAADSVECMSLPSLKLHRLKGQQRDIWSVTVQANWRVTFRFTGGNAEIVNYEDYH